The genomic region GGCCCAACAGGTCGTAGGTGGCCGCGTCGTCGAGCGGAACCGATTCGAGGTCGAGTTCGATGCCCCGGTTGGCCTTGATGTTCTCCAGCGCGTCGCCGATGATCGTCAGGTTGCGCAGGCCAAGGAAATCCATCTTCAGCAGGCCGATGGCCTCACACGACGGATAGTCCCAGCCGGTGATGATCGCGCCGTCCTGCGGCCGCTTCCACAGTGGAATCGCCTGAGTCAGCGGCTCACTGCTCATGATCACCGCGCAGGCGTGCACGCCGGCGTTGCGGATCAGCCCCTCCAGGCCGCGGGCCGTCTCGTAGATGGTGCGCACATCGGGGTCGGTGTCGATCAGACCGCGGACCTCGGCGGCTTCCTTGTACCGCTCGTGCTCGGGGTCGGTGATGCCCGACAGCGGGATGTCCTTGGCCATGATCGGCGGCGGCAGCGCCTTGGCGATCCGGTCGGCGATCGCGAAGCCGGGCTGGCCGTAATGGATGCGGGCCGAGTCCTTCAGCGCGGCCTTGGTCTTGATGGTGCCGAACGTGATGACCTGGGCGACGCGGTCGTGACCCCATTTGTCGGCCGCGTAGCGCACCATCTCGCCGCGCCTGCGGTCGTCGAAGTCGATGTCGATGTCGGGCATCGACGCGCGCTCGGGGTTGAGGAAGCGTTCGAACAGCAGACCGTGCTCGATCGGGTCGATGTCGGTGATGCGCAACGCGTATGCCACCAGCGAACCGGCCGCCGATCCGCGGCCCGGCCCGACGCGGATGTCGACCGAGCGCGCGTAGCTGACCAGGTCGGCCACGATCAGGAAGTACGACGGGTAACCCTTGGCGCAGATCACGTCGATCTCGTAGGCGGCGCGGTCGACATAGGACTGCGGCACCCCGCCCGGGAAGCGTTTGGCCAGTCCCGCGTCGACTTCGTGCCGCAGCCACGACGCTTGGTCGTGACCGTCGGGGACGGGAAAGACCGGCATCCGGTCGCGCATGGCCCAGACGTCCTCGTAGGAGCTCACGCGCTCGGCGATCAGCAGCGTCGAGTCGCACGCGCCCGGCACGGCGTCGTCCCAGAGGGCACGCATCTCGGCGGCCGACTTGAGGAAGTAGCCGTCGCCGTCGAACTTGAACCGGTTCGGATCCGACAGGGTCTTACCCGTCTGCACGCACAACAGCGCCTCATGGTTGTGGGCCGCGTCGCGGGTGACGTAGTGGCAGTCGTTGGTTGCCAGCGGCGGGATGCCGAGCCTCTGCCCGATGTCGAGCAGTCCATCGCGTACCCGGCGCTCGATGTCGAGCCCGTGATCCATCAGTTCGAGGAAGAAGTTCTCCGGCCCGAAGATCTCCCGCCATTTCGCGGCCGCGGCCACCGCCTCGTCATACTGACCGAGCCGGAGCCGGGTCTGCACCTCTCCGGACGGGCAGCCGGTGGTCGCGATGATGCCCTCGGCGTGCTCGGCGATCAGCTCGGCGTCCATGCGCGACCACTTGCCGAGCTGGCCCTCGAACGACGCCAGCGACGACAGCGTGAACAGGTTGCGCAGCCCGGTGGCGTTCTCGGCCACCATCGTCATGTGGGTGTAGGAGCCGCTGCCGGAGACGTCGTCGCCCTTCTGGCTGGGATCGCCCCAGAGGATGCGCTTGGTGTCGAACCGCGAGCCGGGAGCGATGTAGGCCTCGACACCGATGATCGGCTTGATGCCGGCGTCGGTGGCGGCGTTGTAGAACTCGCTGGCGCCGAACATGTTTCCGTGGTCGGTCATGCCGATCGCAGGCATCTGGAGCCGCTGCGCCTCGGCCAGCATCGGCTTGACCTTGGCGGCGCCGTCCAGCATCGAGTACTCGGTGTGGTTATGCAGGTGCACGAACGAGCCCGAAGACCGCGGATCCAAACTGCTCATAGGGTGGCCAGTCTAGGACCGCGCCCCGACAGATCTCGGCGTGTCCGGAGTGCGTGTCCGCGCCGGTTGCGACGCGCTCAGCCGCCGAATGCGACGGCCCCCAACCAGGCGGCCGGATCCGCCGACGTCGCGTAGGCCGCACGATCGTCGACCATCGCCACGGGCGGGGGCGCCACAGTCGGCACGGGGGCACTGTCGGCCGAAACCAGCAATCCTTTCCTGAACATCCGGTCAAGTTGCTTGGCTATGTCGGCGAGGCCGTCGGCCGCATGCACGAAACCGGCGAGGAAGCCCATGCCCCAGAACATCGCGGACAGCATGTTGACGACGGCCGCGGCGTCCGCGTCGGCAGGTAGTTCCCCGGTGGCGATCGCCTGGTCGACGATCCTGCTGTAGAAGTCGGCAACGGCTCCGCTCACGGGTGAGGCGGTGCCGCGCAGGCTGGGACAGCGGTGCTGCTCGAACCGTGAGGTGACGATGAACCGCATCAGCGAACCGTCCGACCGGTCCGCGCTGCGGGCGGCGACGACGAAGGCACTCAGTTGTTTGCGCAGGCCATCTTCGCGCAGCGCGGCTGCGATGCACTCGGTTACGATCAGGTACGCCTCCTGCTGGAGGATCTCGAAGATCTCTTCCTTGGTGTGGAAGTAGTAGTGCATCGTCGGACGACTGAACCCGGCGCGCAGGGCGATGGCCTGGAACGTCGCCGCCTCATACCCGCACTCGTTTATCACGTGGCGCGCCGCCTGAAGGATTGCGGCTCGCGTCTCCGCCGAGTGGGATCCGACGGGCCGGCCCCGCCCGCGTCCGCCGGGTAGCGGCTGGTTCCCACTGGCCATTAGCAAACGCTAGGACATTGCTACTTCCTGGTCAACAAGACAGCGCGCGTCAGTTTGGCAAAAGTGTCACCGGCGGGACGGTGCCAGCGCGCGCCGATCGGCACGCGCGCGCCGGATCGCGTCGAGGCTGAACACCGCCAGGCCCAGCCAGATCAGCGCGAAGCCGATCCAGCGCGCGGGCGGCATGGGTTCTCGCCCGACGACCACACCCCACGTCAGCTGCATGGCCGGGGTCAGGTAGAACAGCAGGCCCAGCGTCACCAGCGGCAGCCGCTGCGCTGCGGCAGCGAACAGCAACAACGGCAGCGCCGTCACCACCCCGGACACGATCATCAACACCACATGCCCACCGCCTAACCCGGTGAACGTGCCGTGCCCGGTGGCCTGCAGTGCGACGATGTAGGCCATCGCGAAGGGCGCCGCCACTCCGGCCTCCACACCGACGCTGACGCGGGGATCGACCGGCACCACCTTCTTCACCGCTCCGTAGAGCCCGAAGGACAGCGCCAGTCCGAGGCTGATCACCGGCGGGGCGCCCACCTCGATCGTCAGCACCACCACGGCGGTCACTGCGATGGCCAGAGCCACCACCTGCGCGCGGTTGAGCCGTTCGCGGAACACGATCAGCCCGAGCGCGACGGTCACCAGCGGGTTGATGAAGTAGCCGAGTGCTGCATCCACGACATGGCCGTTGTTGACGGCGTAGACGTAGATGCCCCAGTTGACGGAGATCAGCGCCGACGCCGCGGCCAACAGAACCCAGGTCCCTCCGGTGATCTGCCGCAGGTCGCCCAGCCGGCGGACCACCGCCAGCACCACCAGCATGAACAGGAAGCCCCACACGATGCGGTGCGCCAGCACCTCGACCGCACCAGCAGGCTTGAGCAGCGGGAAGAACGCCGGGAACACGCCCCAGCACAGGTAGGCGCCCACCCCGAACAGCAACCCGGACCGGCGGGGGGCGCTCACAGTTCGTGATTGCGCAGCAGATCGAGCGCATGCTGCAGATCAACCGGGTACGGGCTGGTGATCTCCACGCGCCGCCCGTCGGCCGGGTGCACGAACGCCAGCGACCGGGCATGCAGCCACTGCCGGTCCAGCCCCAGCTTCTTCGCCAGGGTGGGATCGGCACCGTAGGTGAGGTCGCCGACGCACGGGTGGTGCAGCGCGGCGAAGTGCACCCGGATCTGATGGGTACGGCCGGTCTCGAGTTGGATGTCGAGCAGGCTGGCCGCACGGTGCGCCTCCAGCGTGTCGTAATGGGTGACGCTGTGCCTGCCGTTCTCGGTGACCGCGAACTTCCAGTCGTGGCCGCGGTGCCGCCCGATCGGGGCGTCGATGGTTCCGCTCGACGGGTCGGGGTGGCCCTGCACCAGGGCGTGGTAGCGCTTCTCGACGGTGCGCTGCTTGAACGCGCGCTTCAAGACGGTGTATGCGCGTTCGCTCAGCGCGACGACCATGACACCCGACGTGCCGACGTCGAGGCGGTGCACGATGCCCTGGCGCTCGTGAATCCCCGAGGTGCTGATGCGAAACCCGGCGGCGGCCAGGCCGCCCAGCACCGTGGGACCGCTCCAGCCGACGGTCGCGTGTGCGGCGACCCCCGGCGGCTTGTCGACGGCGACCATGTCGTCATCGGAGTACAGGATCGCCATGCCCTCGATGTCGACGGGCGTGTTCCTCACGGGGGGCGGCGCTTCGGGCAGTCGTACGTCGAGCCAGGCGCCCGCAGTGAGCTTGTCGGACTTGCCCGCGCGGACCCCGTCGATGTCGACACCGCCCTCCTCGGCCAGTGCGGCCGCCGCGGTGCGTGACAGGCCGAGCAGTCTGGAGAGCCCGGCGTCGACCCGCATTCCGGCGAGCCCTTCGGGCACCGGCAGTGACCGGTCGGCCATCTACTCGTCCTTGACCGGTTTGCGGCGCCCGACCGTGTCGAAGTCGTAGCCGAACAGCGACAGCGCCACCAGCAGGATCGCTCCGCCCACCACCGAGGGGTCGGCCACATTGAACACCGGCCACCAGCCGATCGACAGGAAGTCGACGACGTGGCCCTGCAGCGGGCCCGGCGAGCGGAAGAACCGGTCGACGAGGTTGCCCATCGCGCCGCCCAGGATCATCCCCAGCCCGACGGCCCACCAGGGGTTGACCAGTCGGCGGCCCATCCAGATGATGCCGATGACCACGCCGGTGGCGATCAGCGTCAGCACCCACGTGTAACCGGTCGCCATCGAGAACGCGGCGCCGGAGTTGCGCACCAGCGTCCAGGTGACCGTGTCACCGATGATCGACACGGGCTGGCCGGGCGTGAGCAGCCTGACGGCGAGCACCTTGGTGACGACGTCGGTCACCAGCAGCACCGCCGCGATGGTGAACAGCAATCGCAGCCGCTTCTTCGGCGGCGCCTGTTCATCGGTCGCCTGCTCGGCCGCTCCCGAGTCGTCTGTCACTCCCCCATCATTCCAAAGTCGAAATCCGGAAGAATCTCCCACCATGGGCGGTCTCCTCGTCGTCACCACCGGCGGCACCATCGCCACCAGCGCCGGTGCCGACGGGGTCAAGCGGCCCACCCGCAGCGGTGCTGAGCTCGCCTCGGGCCTGAACGTCGAGGTCGTCGACCTGATGGCGGTCGACAGCTCCCAGTTGACGCCTGCGGACTGGGACCGGATCCATGCGGCCGTGAGCGACGCCGACGCCGACGGTGTGGTGGTCACCCACGGCACCGACACCATGGAGGAGACGGCGCTGTGGCTCGACCTCACCTACTCCGGTGCGGCGCCCGTGGTGCTGACAGGGGCTCAGCGCAGCGCCGACGCTGCGGATGCCGACGGCCCGACGAATCTGCGCGACGCGCTCACCGTCGCGGCCGACCCGGCCGCGCGGGGACTGGGTGTGCTGGTCAGCTTCGCCGGTGTGGTGTGGCAGCCGCTGGGCCTGCAGAAGGTCGCGACCTCGGACCTGCGCGGCTTCGCCGGTACGGCGGTCGGCTCGGTGGCCGACACCGGCTTCGTCGTCGAGGCGGCCAAGGATCGGCCGAGCTTCGGCCCCCTGTCAGCGGCTGCCGCGCCGCGGGTGGACACCGTGGCGGTGTATCCGGGTGCCGACGCCGTCGCGATGGACGCCTGCGTGGCCGCGGGTGCCCGCGGCATCGTGCTCGAGGCGCCGGGTGCGGGGAACGCGGGTACCGCGGTGATCGAGGGGGTGCGCAGGCTATGCGCCGACGGAGTGGCGGTCTTGGTCTCGACGCGGGTGCCGGGTGGTCGGGTCAGCCCGGGCTATGGGCCGGGCCGAGACCTGGTCGACGCGGGCGCCGTCCCGGTGCCGCGGCTACGCGCCGCACAGGCCAGGGTGATGCTGATGGCGGTGCTGGCCGCCGGCTCATCCGTCGAGGACGTCCTCGGCCGCTGGGGCTGAGCGGGCGGCGAGCGCGCTGACGTAGTCCGGCCAGTCGAGGCTGTCGACCGGGTTGGCCCGCTCGACTCCGGGGGTGCCGGCGGGAAACGTGCGGGCCTGCCCGGGCCCGCTAGCACGGGTCTCGAACCGGATGGTCATCACCCCGTGCCCGGCGCCCTGGATCCAGCCGTGCCCGAAGTCCGGATGCTCGACGTCGTCGCCGATACGCCAGGCCGGTGGCGCCGCGGCGAGATCTGTCACCGTCGGCGGCAGCCGGCTGTCGGCGACGTCCTCGTTCGCCATCAGGTCCAGGTCGGGAAACAGCGACTCCTGCCGGACCTCTGACAGTCCCGAAAAACCCACGCCGACAAGTCGAATGGGTCCAATCTCGACCGGGTCGAGCAGTAGCCGCCGGGCCGTGGCGATCAGCGTGCCCGCATCGGTGGTGGCGTAGGGCAGCGTCGCCGAACGGGTAAGGGTGCTCATGTCGGACTTCTTCAACTTGACGGTGACGGTGCGCGCACCGCGACCGTCCTTCTCCAGCCGCGCGTGCGCGTGTTCGCCGATCGGACCGGCGGCATCGCGCAACTGGTCGAGGGTGGTCAGGTCTTCGGGAAAGGTCGACTCCGCGCTGATCTGCTTGGCGGGCGCGTTTTCGGCGACGGGCCGGTCGTCTATGCCGCGCGCCAGCCGGTGCAGCGCCGGGCCGACGGTGCCGCCGAGGATGTTGGCCACCTCGGCCTCGCGCAGCGCGGCGAACGCCCCGATGGTTTCGATGCCGAGCCGGTGCAGCTTCTCCTCGGCGACCGGTCCGATCCCCCACAACTTGCGGACCGGCAGCGCGTCGAGCACCCGGCGCTCCTCGTCGCGCCGCACGATCCGGATGCCGTTCGGTTTGGCCAATCCCGACGCGATCTTGGCGATCTGCTTGCCCGAGCCCGCACCGACGGAGGCGACCAGCCCGGTCTCGTCGAACACGCGGGCCTTAAGGTCCGAACAGAAGTGCTCGACGTCGGCCGGCGTGGAACCCGCCAGCTCGGCGGGTTCACCGAACGCCTCGTCGTAGGACAGCTGTTCCAGCACGGGCACCGTCGCCCGCACCGTTTCGAAGACGCGGCGGCTGGCCACGCCGTAGACGACGCCGCGCGGCGGCAGCACCACCGCCGCGGCGCCGACCAGCCGCCGGGCCTGATGCATGGGCATCGCCGATCGTGCGCCGAAGACGCGCGCCTCATAGCTGGCGCCCGCGACCACTCCGCGGCCCCCCAGCCCGCCGACCAGCACCGGCCTGCCGCGCAGCGTCGGACGGGTCAGTTGCTCGACGGACGCGAAGAACGCATCCATGTCCAGGTGCAGGACCCAGCGTGCGTCCACACCTGCCGATGCTAGGACGCTAGCGTGACGGTCATGACGAACCCGGGCGTCGAGCCCTGCGATGTCGCGATCCGCGACGACTCCATCCGGCTCGGTCAGTTTCTCAAACTGGCCGGTCTCATCGACTCCGGGGCTGACGCCAAGTCGGTGATCGCCGACGGTCTGGTCACCGTCAACGGTGCGATCGAACACCGGCGCGGCAGGCAGCTGCGCGCCGCCGACGTCGTCGTGTTCAACGGTCGCAGCGCCCGCGTGGTCGGCGGGTGATTCGCTAGACCTTGGCGATCGCCACCCGCACCCCGTCACCGATCTCACTGCCGTCCACGGGCTCGCCGAATTCGAAACGGGTGGCCAGGATTTCATGCGCGATGAGATCGCTGTGGGTGCGCGCCCACGCCTCGCGGGTCGGCGGCACCGCCATCACGACCGAGATCCGGTCCGACACCTCGAGCCCGGTCGACTTGCGTAGGTCCTGAAGCTCGCGAATGCGGTCCTTGGCCCAGCCCTCGGCCTCGAGTTCCTCGGTGACGCTGCCGTCGAGCACCACCAGGCCGGCGCCGTCGGCCAGCGCGGCCGTGTACAGATCTTCGGGTCGAGCTCCGCTTCGCTGCGTCTCCCGTGGCTCCGCGGCCACCAGCCGCGAGCTGTACTCCTCGGGCTGCAGCACCGCCGGCCCGGCCGTCAGACTGCCGTCGGGGTTGACGATGGCTTCGCCCGCCTTGACGGCCCTGATGGCCGCCTGCACGTCCTTGCCCAGTCGCGGCCCGGCCACGCGGGCGTTGACGGTCAGCTCGAACCGGCCGTAAGCGTCGATGTCGTCGGTCAACTCGACGGCCTTGACGTTGAGCTCGTCGGCGATCAGGTCGCTGAAGGGCGCCAGCCGCTGCGGGTTCTCCACCGCCACAGTCAGTTTGGGCAGCGGCAACCGCACCCGCAGCTTCTTGGCCTTGCGCAACGAGGATGCGGCCGAGGCCACCTCGCGCACCAGGTCCATGGTTGCCACCAGGTCGGGATCTTTTGGCAGCAGTCCCTCGGCAGGCCAGTCGGTCAGGTGCACCGACCGCTCACCGGTCACCCCACGCCAAATCACCTCGGTGATCAGCGGCAGCAGCGGCGCGGCCAGCCGTCCGGTGACCTCCAGCACCGTGTGCAGCGTGTCGATCGCGTCCGGATCCTCCTCCCAGAACCGCGAACGGGACCGCCGCACATACCAGTTCGTGAGGGCCTCGGTGAACTGCCGGAGCTGGTCGCAGGCACCGGAGATGTCGCAGACATCCAGTGCCGCGGTCAAGTCGTCGCGGAGCACCGCCAGCTTGGCCAGGATGTAGCGGTCCAGCACATGGCGCGAGTCGGTGCGCCACGTCCCCTTCTTCTGCGCGTACAACGCCAGGAAGGTGTAGGCGTTCCACAGCGGCAGCAGCACCTGGCGGACACCCTCGCGGATGCCCTGTTCGGTGACGATGAGATTGCCGCCGCGAAGAATCGGCGAGGCCATCAGGAACCAGCGCATCGCGTCGGAGCCGTCCCGGTCGAACACCTCGGTGACGTCCGGATAGTTGCGCAGCGACTTGCTCATCTTCTGACCGTCGTTGCCCAACACGATCCCGTGTGCCACACATGTCTTGAAGGCCGGCTTGTCGAACAACGCGGTGGCCAGGATGTGCAGCGTGTAGAACCAGCCGCGGGTCTGGCCGATGTACTCGACGATGAAGTCACCGGGGAAGTGCGAGTCGAACCACTCCCCGTTCTCGAACGGATAGTGCACCTGGGCGTACGGCATCGAACCCGAGTCGAACCACACGTCGAAGACGTCTTCGATGCGGCGCATCGTCGACTTCCCGGTGGGGTCGTCGGGATTGGGCCGGGTCAGCTCGTCGATGTAGGGCCGGTGCAGATCGGTGGGCCGCACGCCGAAGTCGCGCTCCAGTTCGTCGAGGCTGCCGTACACGTCGATGCGTGGGTATTTCGGGTCGTCGGACCTCCACACCGGGATCGGGGTGCCCCAGTAGCGGTTTCGGGAGATCGACCAGTCGCGAGCGCCCTGCAGCCACTTGCCGAACTGGCCGTCCTTGACGTGCTCGGGATACCAGGTGATGTCCTGGTTGAGCTCCACCATCCGGTCGCGGAACTCGGTCACCTTGATGAACCACGACGACACCGCCCGGTAGATCAGCGGGTTGCGGCAGCGCCAGCAGTGCGGATACGAGTGCTCGTAGGTCTCGTGACGCAGCAGCACGGCGCCGTGGTCGGCCGCCGGTCCTGATCCGTTCTTCAGATCCCGGATGATCTGCGGGTTGGCGTCGAAGACATGCTGGCCGGCATAGTCCGGCACCGTCGCGTCGAAGCGGCCTTTCGGGTCGACCGGCGTGACGGCCTCGATCCCCGCCGCCTGGGCAGTGACCATGTCGTCCTCGCCGTAGGCCGGCGACATGTGCACGATGCCGGTGCCGTCGTCGGTGCTGACGAAGTCGGCGGGCAGCACGCGGAACGAGTGCGGCGCATCGGAGAAGTACGCGAACGGCGGGAGATACCGCGTCTCGAGCAGGTCCCGGCCGGTGTAGGTGCCCAGCACCTCGGGCTCCTCGCCGAGCTCGCGGGCGTACGCGGCCAACCGGGCTTCGGCGAGCACGTAGCGATTGCCGTCGGGCCCCTGCACCTGCACGTAGGTGACATCGGGTCCCACCGCCACCGCCTGATTCGACGGCAGTGTCCACGGTGTCGTGGTCCAGATCAGCAGGTAGGCGCCGTCGAGCGCCGCCGAAGCCGAATGCTCTTCGCGCGAGCGCTCATCGGCGTCAACGCGGAACCCGACGGTGATCGCCGGGTCCTGGCGGCTCTGGTAGACGTCGTCGTCCATCCGCAGTTCGTGGCTGGACAGCGGTGTCTCGTCGTTCCAGCAGTACGGCAGGACGCGGTTGCCCTCGTAGGCCAGCCCCTTGTCCCACAGCTGTTTGAACGCCCAGATGACCGATTCCATGAACTCGGGTTCGAGCGTCTTGTAGTCGTTGTCGAAGTCGACCCAGCGGGCCTGGCGGGTGACGTAAGCGCGCCACTCGTTGGTGTACTTGAGCACCGACGCACGGCAGGCGTCGTTGAACTTCTCGATGCCCATCTCGTCGATCTGCGACTTGTCGGTGATCCCGAGTTGGCGTTGCACCTCCAGCTCGGCGGGCAGGCCATGGGTGTCCCAGCCGAACCGACGTTCCACCTTGTAGCCGCGCATCGTGCGGTAGCGCGGCACGATGTCCTTGACGTAGCCGGTGAGCAGATGGCCGTAGTGCGGTAGCCCGTTGGCGAACGGCGGGCCGTCGTAGAAGACGTACTCCGGGGCCTCGTCGCGGCGGGCGATGCTGGCGCGGAAGGTGTCGTCGGCGTCCCAGTACTGCAGGACGTCGGCCTCGAGTTTCGGAAAGTTCGGCGCCCCGGCCGTTGGCTTGGGGTAGGCGGTCACGGTGTCTCCTGTGCCGATTGTGGCCTCCGGTCACGGTAGCCAGAAGTCAGGCACGGGGACGACGTCGCGCTCGTGCGCGGGCGCCGCGGTACCACCCCGCTTGCGCACACCGTTGTGCGCCGCTCCGTTTCGGGCGATGACGGGCCCGCCCGTCCGGGTCTACTGAGCAGCCGGGAATCAACCCGTCAGCTGTTCTTCCGAAGGCTCCCCGGTGATTGCCGGATCGGTGCCGTTGGCGTCGATTCTAACGGGGGCTGCAATATGAACGGCCGCCGAGGGCGAGAGACCTCAGTTCACTGCGGCGGCAGCGCGTCAGAGGTCATCTCGATGAGTGCGAGCGGGAACTGCTCGGCGAGTTCCTCGACGGTGTAGTCCTCGAAGCGGCTCGTGTCGTACCACCAGTCGACATGCACGTCACCGGCGGCGCGGTACACGCGCACCTCGAGCGCATGGCCGAGGCCGGGCGGGGTCTCCTCCACCGGAACGGTCTCGTGCGGGGCCTCGCCGATGTAGTTGAGGTAGACCTCCGACGGCTCGGCCGCGACGTGCTCCCCGGCGCCGGCCAGGGCGCGGTGCACGCCGGCGAGCACCTCGGTCGCGCTGGCCTGCGCAGCGGTCGCGCAGATCAGCGGCACCGCGTCGAGCAACGATCCGCGCTCGCTGGCGATATCGATGGGAACGACTCCGGTCCCGAGCGTGCGGGCGATGGTCCTGGTCAGGGCCGCCAGCAAGATCTCGTCGACCGGCAGATCGAGCCATTCGGCGGCGCCGTCGAGTTCGGCGGTGAGCTC from Mycobacterium sp. IDR2000157661 harbors:
- the ileS gene encoding isoleucine--tRNA ligase; this encodes MGTGDTVTAYPKPTAGAPNFPKLEADVLQYWDADDTFRASIARRDEAPEYVFYDGPPFANGLPHYGHLLTGYVKDIVPRYRTMRGYKVERRFGWDTHGLPAELEVQRQLGITDKSQIDEMGIEKFNDACRASVLKYTNEWRAYVTRQARWVDFDNDYKTLEPEFMESVIWAFKQLWDKGLAYEGNRVLPYCWNDETPLSSHELRMDDDVYQSRQDPAITVGFRVDADERSREEHSASAALDGAYLLIWTTTPWTLPSNQAVAVGPDVTYVQVQGPDGNRYVLAEARLAAYARELGEEPEVLGTYTGRDLLETRYLPPFAYFSDAPHSFRVLPADFVSTDDGTGIVHMSPAYGEDDMVTAQAAGIEAVTPVDPKGRFDATVPDYAGQHVFDANPQIIRDLKNGSGPAADHGAVLLRHETYEHSYPHCWRCRNPLIYRAVSSWFIKVTEFRDRMVELNQDITWYPEHVKDGQFGKWLQGARDWSISRNRYWGTPIPVWRSDDPKYPRIDVYGSLDELERDFGVRPTDLHRPYIDELTRPNPDDPTGKSTMRRIEDVFDVWFDSGSMPYAQVHYPFENGEWFDSHFPGDFIVEYIGQTRGWFYTLHILATALFDKPAFKTCVAHGIVLGNDGQKMSKSLRNYPDVTEVFDRDGSDAMRWFLMASPILRGGNLIVTEQGIREGVRQVLLPLWNAYTFLALYAQKKGTWRTDSRHVLDRYILAKLAVLRDDLTAALDVCDISGACDQLRQFTEALTNWYVRRSRSRFWEEDPDAIDTLHTVLEVTGRLAAPLLPLITEVIWRGVTGERSVHLTDWPAEGLLPKDPDLVATMDLVREVASAASSLRKAKKLRVRLPLPKLTVAVENPQRLAPFSDLIADELNVKAVELTDDIDAYGRFELTVNARVAGPRLGKDVQAAIRAVKAGEAIVNPDGSLTAGPAVLQPEEYSSRLVAAEPRETQRSGARPEDLYTAALADGAGLVVLDGSVTEELEAEGWAKDRIRELQDLRKSTGLEVSDRISVVMAVPPTREAWARTHSDLIAHEILATRFEFGEPVDGSEIGDGVRVAIAKV